A segment of the Opitutia bacterium genome:
GTCCGAACGTGGTTTCCCTTGGCAGAAACATGGCCCGCGAACGCCTCCTCGTCGCCCTCTCCGGCGGAGTCGACAGCTCCGTCGCCGCTCTGCTCCTCAAGGAACAGGGGCACGACGTCGTGTGCGCCTACATGAAAAACTGGATCAACGAGGACAATGTCATCGGCCATTGCCCGTGGATGCAGGACATCGACGACGCGCGCGCCGTGTGCGACCGCCTCGGGCTGGAGTTCCGCGTCGTGAACCTCATGCAGGACTACCGACGTCTCGTGGTCGACTACCTGCTCGACGGCTACCAGCGCGGCCTGACGCCGAATCCCGACGTCATGTGCAACAGCCGCGTGAAGTTCGGCGTCTTCGCCGCGTATGCGCGCGCCGAGGGATTCCAAGGCCTCGCAACCGGACACTACGCGCGGCGGAAGGAGCGCGTTGACCCCAACGCGCTCGAGAGCGCCCCGAACGCGTTGCGGTCAACGCGTTCCACCTACGCGCTCCTCGAAGGGAGCGACAAAAACAAGGACCAGTCCTACTTCCTCGCCTTGCTCAATCAGGAGCAACTCGCCTTCGCGCGCTTCCCCATCGGCGATTTGCCCAAGCCCGAACTCCGTGCGCTCGCCGCGCGCGCCAGCCTGCCGACGGCCACGAAGAAAGACAGCCAGGGCATCTGCTTCATCGGCGAAGTGAAAAT
Coding sequences within it:
- the mnmA gene encoding tRNA 2-thiouridine(34) synthase MnmA; translation: MARERLLVALSGGVDSSVAALLLKEQGHDVVCAYMKNWINEDNVIGHCPWMQDIDDARAVCDRLGLEFRVVNLMQDYRRLVVDYLLDGYQRGLTPNPDVMCNSRVKFGVFAAYARAEGFQGLATGHYARRKERVDPNALESAPNALRSTRSTYALLEGSDKNKDQSYFLALLNQEQLAFARFPIGDLPKPELRALAARASLPTATKKDSQGICFIGEVKMADFLRAYVPEQPGPIVRATDGHVLGEHRGLHYFTIGQRKGIGIPSNTDHQAYVVVGKRASDHALLVAFDGPEAPGLWTNECRVHGLSFIGEPITEPTTLECRVRYRDPRVPVEFIPEGRAGPLGPPRTSLEPASNNGGPGGPALPQTGAAGTLAATSAMLRFSTPQRALASGQILALYRGEELLGGGVFV